One window of Aspergillus oryzae RIB40 DNA, chromosome 3 genomic DNA carries:
- the encA gene encoding non-reducing polyketide synthase encA (polyketide synthase modules and related proteins), whose translation MRIIHFSNKFPPDDLADLFRRLRLHSKCPNHVILARVLEEVTDVVREEITELPAELRSLLPPFQSILDLAESFNWHQGPLSGTFECVFLVLMPVCLFVGRPDEFVFRRDTSLFTGLGLGFLAATAIVASPSLCSVPVTVAEVVRMAMRTGLLIYQRSQDLEPQSLDGALESWTSIVKGMGEVAVREGIDEYNSSTDTPQPSSIYISVVEPDGSVFINGPPSRLRKFFSTSGKVQSAAHAPLPVYGGPCHAPHLYDHSHSSWAVKKCRAKVLSRDLSHAAYLLSMADGNPLKADTVLELFESATYILLTSIIRWGDVVNAITASSPLLEKDMKLQVEILRPSPVVDGLVSAIQKSHPGCSAYVVDLGEWIFDDTHISPHGAHEKIAVIGMSCRLPGGADDLELLWELLREGRDVHRKVPADRYDVDSHTDITGKQRNTSHTPFGCFVDQPGLFDAGFFDMSPREAGQTDPTHRLALLTAYEALEQSGYVPDRTRSTRRERVGTIYGQCSDDYRECNAGQDIDMYFIPGNYRAFAPGRISYFFKFSGPSFNIDTACSASLAAVQIACSVLWRGEADMVVAGGLNILTGSDSFAGLSKGFFLSKTGNCQVFDDAADGYCRGDGIGSIILKRLSDAQQDNDNILGLILGSATNHSSNAISITHPHAPTQANLYRSTLMQAGVRPQDVDLVEMHGTGTQAGDAAEIESVTKVFSPAVPRRSQPLRISSVKANVGHGEAAAGITALIKALLIFKHNEIPPQVCLRTTLNSKFPDLRQLNVHIPKKIIPWPRLPGRKRYIMVNNFSAAGGNTSLLLEEPPARPDPKRMSSNEIRRYCVSKEHNLASLAYTTTARRMHHKYRIVVHGASIQEIVKSLEQHISIAETQCAIQKAPTIGFVFSGQGSFYQGVGRQLFQEYPPYRNEIQRLDEICTFHGFDSILPAITSRSSDILEISPFMAQLMTVCVQIALCRLWRSLGVIPNVVVGASLGEYAALYAAGTLSASDVIYLVGQRARLMQELCTINSHSMLAVKATIGEIRHTVRNNAYEFACINGPRDVTLAASVEDINDIQQTLVSQGYRVAKLNVPFAFHSSQIEPILEPYNKIAHSVIFRNLKTALISPLLSDVVFDNKSFPPSYLRDSTRGTVQFSDAMTKAQEIGLVDSKTVWVEIGVHQTYTGAMRANIPNLEVVAPSLRSDESNWHTLAASMSALHSAGVHLDWNTWYKPFESQLRLLNLPPYQWNLKNHWIQHNGDWLLLKDKRSRTRYERSPGPAPPPLRTALVHHILEESFGKDGGTVVIQSNVTDDEFHAVASGHKMSGRPLVSVFAYTDIALIMARYMYSRLKSGTELSAMDFGKVRVFQGLIPRKDRSKPQYVRMRMQADPMCSSMPLSLHRVLDDEMNEEELAIGVVTCGDSHSWRDEWAAYSYLLTSRIEALHQLADQGLASRVSKDLVYTLFKNVVDYAEHYRGIQSAVMYGLEAVADVILSPSQDSRWTAPPHHIDPITHVGGLILNAGPAMDHTNTIYVMEGWESMRFSDSLMAGELYRSYVKMNPANDNSGFFSGDIYILHGNRVIGRVREMTLRPLPRILMSRFFDPPDSQYGQMAQQEPSTALPSTPQHTSSAKTTESTQSQQDESDNTSLATPENENKAPISGSWPNANSQLVRDAIALIASETGVEPDALTDETEFSAVGVDSLLSLVLVEKFALELNIDLQGSFFLETPNVCDLKAYLEGNQMTLR comes from the exons ATGCGGATCATCCATTTCAGCAACAAGTTTCCTCCAGATGATCTCGCGGATCTGTTCCGACGCTTGCGTTTGCATTCAAAGTGCCCAAACCATGTGATCTTGGCGCGAGTGCTAGAGGAGGTAACAGACGTCGTGCGAGAGGAAATCACTGAGCTTCCTGCCGAATTGAGAAGTCTGTTGCCCCCGTTCCAATCCATCCTCGATCTTGCGGAGAGCTTCAATTGGCATCAGGGGCCCCTGTCAGGAACATTCGAGTGTGTCTTTTTAGTTCTTATGCCGGTATGCCTCTTTGTCGG TCGGCCAGATGAGTTCGTTTTCCGCCGAGATACATCATTATTTACTGGGCTTGGGCTGGGATTCTTGGCCGCCACCGCGATCGTAGCGTCTCCCTCTTTATGTAGCGTGCCAGTCAcggtggcggaggtggtgCGCATGGCAATGAGGACTGGTCTTCTGATATATCAGAGATCTCAGGACCTTGAGCCGCAAAGCCTTGATGGGGCTCTTGAGAGTTGGACAAGCATTGTGAAAGGTATGGGTGAGGTAGCTGTACGAGAAGGCATCGACGAGTACAACTCATCCACA GATACTCCACAACCCAGTTCAATCTACATCAGTGTAGTTGAGCCTGACGGTAGTGTCTTCATAAACGGTCCACCGTCAAGGCTACGGAAATTCTTTAGCACTTCAGGAAAGGTGCAATCAGCAGCCCATGCTCCGTTGCCTGTATATGGTGGGCCCTGCCATGCACCACACCTATACGACCACAGCCACAGTTCGTGGGCTGTAAAGAAATGCCGTGCGAAGGTTTTATCTCGTGATCTCTCCCATGCCGCCtatcttctttccatggCTGATGGCAACCCCTTGAAAGCGGATACGGTATTAGAGCTATTTGAATCCGCCACGTATATTCTGTTAACAAGCATCATTCGCTGGGGTGATGTGGTCAATGCCATCACAGCGTCGTCGCCATTATTGGAGAAGGACATGAAACTGCAAGTTGAGATACTCAGACCTTCTCCTGTCGTGGATGGCTTAGTGTCTGCAATCCAGAAGAGTCACCCTGGTTGTTCCGCCTATGTTGTAGATCTTGGAGAGTGGATATTCGACGATACTCACATTAGTCCACACGGTGCCCACGAAAAGATTGCAGTGATTGGCATGTCTTGCAGGTTGCCCGGAGGGGCTGACGACTTAGAGCTGCTTTGGGAGCTGCTTAGGGAAGGGCGCGATGTTCATCGAAAGGTCCCAGCAGACCGATACGATGTTGATAGCCATACAGACATTACAGGCAAGCAGCGCAATACCAGCCATACTCCGTTTGGTTGCTTTGTGGACCAGCCAGGACTCTTCGACGCCGGCTTCTTCGACATGTCTCCTCGTGAAGCAGGACAAACCGATCCCACTCATCGCCTTGCACTTCTTACGGCCTATGAAGCTCTTGAGCAGTCAGGCTATGTCCCTGATCGCACTCGATCTACCAGACGGGAACGAGTGGGTACGATTTATGGCCAGTGCTCTGATGACTATCGTGAGTGCAACGCCGGACAGGATATCGACATGTATTTTATTCCCGGGAACTATCGTGCCTTTGCGCCAGGGAGAATCAGTTACTTCTTTAAATTCTCAGGACCCAGCTTCAATATTGACACCGCATGCTCAGCGAGCTTAGCTGCCGTTCAAATTGCCTGCTCGGTACTCTGGCGTGGCGAGGCAGATATGGTAGTCGCAGGAGGATTGAATATCCTCACGGGGTCAGACAGCTTTGCGGGTCTCAGCAAAggtttctttctgtctaAAACCGGGAATTGCCAGGTCTTCGACGATGCTGCAGATGGCTATtgtcgaggagatggaaTAGGTTCTATCATACTCAAGCGATTGTCCGATGCTCAGCAAGATAACGATAATATTCTGGGATTGATCTTAGGTAGCGCAACCAACCATTCCTCCAACGCGATTTCGATAACCCATCCACATGCTCCTACCCAGGCTAACCTTTACCGCTCGACTTTGATGCAGGCTGGGGTTCGTCCACAAGACGTAGACCTAGTCGAGATGCACGGCACAGGCACGCAGGCGGGCGACGCCGCCGAGATCGAGTCAGTTACAAAGGTGTTCAGTCCAGCTGTGCCTCGCCGGTCACAGCCATTGCGCATTTCATCAGTCAAAGCCAATGTAGGCCATGGAGAGGCGGCTGCCGGCATTACAGCGCTGATCAAGGCGCTCTTGATTTTCAAGCACAACGAGATTCCACCCCAAGTATGCCTCAGAACCACCTTGAATTCTAAGTTTCCAGATCTTCGACAACTCAATGTACATATCCCCAAAAAGATCATTCCTTGGCCGCGTTTACCCGGTCGCAAAAGGTATATTATGGTCAACAATTTCAGCGCAGCTGGGGGAAATACCAgtcttctcctggaagagcCCCCGGCTAGGCCAGACCCTAAAAGGATGTCCTCAAACGAGATTCGTCGTTACTGTGTCAGCAAAGAGCACA ATCTTGCAAGCCTTGCGTACACCACCACTGCGCGTCGTATGCATCACAAGTATCGCATAGTGGTGCATGGGGCCTCGATCCAGGAGATAGTTAAATCACTTGAACAACATATATCTATCGCCGAGACTCAATGTGCAATCCAGAAAGCTCCAACTATCGGCTTTGTCTTCTCGGGCCAAGGTAGCTTTTACCAAGGTGTTGGGCGCCAACTGTTCCAAGAATACCCGCCCTACAGGAACGAAATCCAGCGTTTAGACGAGATATGCACGTTCCACGGTTTTGACTCCATCCTCCCAGCAATCACAAGTAGAAGCTCAGATATACTAGAGATCAGTCCGTTCATGGCACAGCTAATGACAGTATGTGTGCAGATCGCCCTGTGCCGCTTATGGAGAAGCCTCGGAGTGATACCGAATGTTGTAGTAGGAGCGAGCCTTGGCGAATACGCTGCACTCTACGCTGCTGGGACCTTATCAGCCAGTGATGTTATCTATCTCGTTGGCCAACGAGCCCGGTTGATGCAGGAGTTGTGTACTATCAACAGTCACTCGATGCTGGCTGTCAAGGCGACCATCGGTGAAATTCGTCACACAGTGCGGAACAATGCGTATGAATTCGCATGTATCAATGGGCCTCGCGATGTGACCCTCGCCGCATCCGTTGAAGACATCAATGACATCCAACAGACTCTGGTATCGCAGGGATACCGAGTTGCGAAGTTGAATGTGCCCTTCGCATTCCATTCTTCTCAAATTGAGCCCATCTTGGAACCGTATAATAAGATTGCCCATTCGGTCATCTTCCGGAATCTCAAAACAGCACTCATATCTCCTCTTTTGAGTGACGTTGTATTCGACAACAAATCATTCCCACCTTCATATCTACGTGATAGCACGAGGGGTACTGTACAATTTTCCGATGCAATGACAAAAGCTCAAGAGATAGGGCTAGTGGATTCCAAGACTGTCTGGGTTGAGATCGGAGTGCATCAGACTTACACCGGTGCCATGCGCGCAAACATCCCGAATCTTGAGGTTGTGGCACCCAGCTTAAGATCTGATGAAAGCAATTGGCATACGTTAGCTGCCAGTATGTCAGCCTTGCACAGCGCGGGCGTTCACCTTGACTGGAACACTTGGTATAAGCCATTTGAATCACAGCTGCGCCTGCTAAATCTGCCTCCGTACCAATGGAACCTGAAGAACCATTGGATTCAGCATAATGGAGATTGGCTATTGCTGAAAGATAAACGGTCTAGGACTAGATATGAGAGGTCTCCTGGTCCTGCTCCGCCGCCTTTGCGTACCGCCCTCGTGCATCACATTCTGGAAGAATCATTCGGGAAAGATGGTGGGACCGTCGTCATCCAGTCAAATGTGACTGACGATGAATTTCATGCTGTCGCTTCTGGACACAAAATGAGTGGTCGACCACTCGTCTCGGTG TTCGCTTACACCGACATCGCTCTTATCATGGCTAGGTATATGTACTCCAGGCTAAAATCAGGAACAGAGCTCTCGGCGATGGATTTTGGTAAAGTACGGGTCTTCCAAGGCCTAATCCCCCGGAAGGATAGGTCTAAGCCCCAGTACGTGCGAATGCGCATGCAAGCAGACCCTATGTGCTCTTCGATGCCGCTCTCACTGCATCGAGTGCTCGACGATGAGATGAATGAGGAGGAACTAGCCATTGGCGTCGTAACATGTGGAGATTCCCACTCATGGCGAGACGAATGGGCTGCGTATTCCTACCTACTGACAAGCCGTATTGAAGCGCTGCATCAGTTAGCAGACCAAGGGCTAGCAAGCCGCGTGTCAAAGGACTTGGTGTACACCCTCTTCAAAAACGTTGTCGATTACGCCGAGCATTACCGTGGTATCCAATCGGCTGTCATGTACGGCCTGGAAGCAGTTGCAGATGTCATCCTGTCACCTAGTCAAGATAGCCGGTGGACGGCACCTCCTCATCACATTGACCCCATTACCCATGTCGGAGGACTTATTTTGAACGCTGGACCAGCCATGGACCACACCAACACGATTTATGTCATGGAGGGTTGGGAATCCATGCGGTTCTCTGACTCACTGATGGCCGGAGAACTGTATCGATCATACGTCAAGATGAATCCCGCCAACGACAATTCGGGGTTCTTTTCCGGCGACATATACATATTGCATGGAAACCGTGTGATCGGAAGGGTCCGCGAGATGACGCTTCGCCCATTACCTCGCATTCTCATGAGTCGGTTCTTTGACCCCCCGGACAGCCAGTATGGGCAAATGGCTCAACAAGAACCTTCAACTGCACTTCCTTCAACACCACAGCACACGAGTTCAGCCAAAACTACAGAGTCCACTCAGTCACAGCAAGATGAGTCAGACAACACGTCGCTAGCTACCCCTGAGAACGAGAACAAAGCCCCAATCTCGGGATCCTGGCCCAACGCCAACAGCCAGCTTGTCCGCGACGCTATAGCTCTAATCGCATCCGAGACCGGGGTAGAGCCGGACGCTCTGACAGATGAAACTGAATTTTCTGCAGTTGGGGttgattctcttctttcgctGGTGCTTGTGGAGAAGTTTGCTCTTGAGCTAAACATTGATTTGCAAGGCTCTTTTTTCCTGGAAACTCCGAACGTTTGTGATTTGAAGGCGTATCTCGAGGGTAACCAGATGACTTTGCGCTGA
- a CDS encoding uncharacterized protein (predicted protein): MEVSEERDLYLHSITAALERLNSAASECQSRLLSEHDGSIEDHSANQTAHDNLVQEAYKFLQIAQGPIDTVATCFVRTAHVACARSLLEMGAFEGLPIGGESRSTKELAEDLNVDEALLARLMRNSALFEETGPNQYRHTPFSEAYLRPEIRGMFRFAMDEHMPAHLKMHEFLKSNSWREPTSTSNNPYTYAHDTNGKSMWEYLSERPTRMASFNDGMTLQAMTELWMIDLFPWESLSDQQPTPTTVVAVDIGGGTGMGISRIRSYCCSLPGKFILQDQAHVIQSADPRGNGIEKMAYDFFEEQPIRGALTYLIRRCLHNWPQESIIQILKNVAAAMQPEKSRLLIEEIIVPDMNAGIEEGWMDMIMMNLGAKQRTLKEWEEVLALAGFEVRKIYQIPGNCHGLLEVWLK; this comes from the exons ATGGAAGTTTCTGAAGAGAGAGACCTGTATCTCCATTCTATTACAGCGGCCCTGGAGAGACTCAATTCTGCCGCGAGTGAATGCCAATCAAGACTTCTTAGTGAACACGACGGAAGTATAGAAGACCATAGCGCCAATCAGACGGCGCACGACAATCTCGTACAGGAGGCCTACAAGTTCCTCCAGATAGCGCAGGGCCCAATAGATACTGTTGCCACTTGCTTTGTGAGG ACGGCCCATGTAGCATGTGCCCGGTCATTGTTGGAGATGGGGGCATTTGAAGGACTCCCCATTGGGGGCGAGTCCCGGAGTACGAAGGAGCTTGCGGAAGACCTGAACGTCGATGAAGCTCTGCTAG CCCGATTGATGAGGAACTCTGCTCTCTTTGAAGAGACCGGACCGAATCAATACAGACACACTCCGTTTTCAGAAGCCTACCTCAGACCTGAAATTCGGGGTATGTTTCGCTTTGC AATGGATGAGCATATGCCAGCTCATCTAAAGATGCATGAATTCTTGAAGAGCAATTCATGGAGGGAGCCAACATCCACTAGCAATAATCCGTACACGTATGCTCATGATACGAATGGAAAGAGTATGTGGGAATACCTATCTGAGCGGCCAACAAGGATGGCATCTTTCAATGATGGTATGACATTGCAGGCAATGACCGAGTTGTGGATGATAGACCTCTTCCCCTGGGAAAGTCTATCGGACCAGCAACCTACTCCTACGACAGTGGTCGCAGTGGATATCGGTGGTGGTACTGGGATGGGAATCTCTCGCATTCGGTCTTACTGTTGTAGTCTTCCTGGCAAATTCATTCTTCAGGATCAGGCACATGTGATCCAAAGTGCAGATCCACGTGGCAATGGGATAGAGAAGATGGCATATGACTTCTTTGAGGAGCAACCCATTCGAG GAGCTCTTACATATCTTATCCGCCGCTGCCTGCACAATTGGCCTCAGGAGAGTATTATCCAGATCCTGAAGAACGTCGCCGCGGCAATGCAGCCAGAGAAGTCCCGGCTTCTCATTGAGGAAATCATTGTTCCTGATATGAACGCTGGGATTgaggaaggatggatggataTGATTATGATGAACCTTGGTGCTAAACAGAGAACCTTAAAGGAGTGGGAAGAAGTTCTTGCTTTAGCTGGGTTTGAAGTCAGGAAAATTTATCAGATTCCTGGAAACTGCCACGGTCTCCTTGAGGTGTGGCTGAAGTGA
- a CDS encoding class I SAM-dependent methyltransferase (predicted protein) has product MQESLTPGSSAPLNIHDKRFAALYELGGKITELFAKELISQSGLPWSSQEPLVILDNACGTGAVSSVLHHTIGNDKKANWHLTCGDKSENMLHYTRQKMLQEEWHNAEVKIVNAQDTRLPSAHFTHIFTAFAFNLFPDDKSAMKGSPVNASEYFNQVAS; this is encoded by the exons ATGCAAGAAAGTCTGACTCCAGGTTCATCCGCCCCCCTTAATATTCATGACAAGCGCTTTGCCGCCCTGTACGAATTGGGCGGCAAGATTACGGAGCTCTTTGCCAAAGAGCTGATTTCACAATCAGGCTTACCTTGGTCTAGTCAAGAGCCTTTGGTAATCCTTGACAATGCCTGTGGAACGGGCGCCGTCTCAAGCGTCCTTCATCATACTATCGGCAACGACAAGAAAGCTAACTGGCATTTGACCTGTGGTGATAAGTCAGAGAATATGCTCCATTATACCAGACAGAAAATGCTCCAGGAAGAATGGCATAATGCTGAAGTGAAGATCGTAAATGCACAAGACACTCGTCTGCCGAGTGCACACTTTACTCATATATTCACGGCCTTTG CTTTTAATCTCTTCCCTGACGATAAGTCTGCTATGAAAGGTAGCCCCGTG AATGCGTCAGAATACTTCAACCAGGTGGCATCTTAG
- a CDS encoding cytochrome P450 (predicted protein), with protein MVDATDRALPLIVGKDTESEWKRANAFHTILSLCSTVAMSVLLGPEFSMDTSLIQTIMMYNTAIMPSCAKRTSYPRILRPFVWRLSPLCRAVKSDLLKTKIKLIPEIKHRIDIARSKKWWLEEGPMSLLDGLIETAFEKGCLSRSSDRGDDDQQVALLAEEIIFYHFELSMPVVFFIIFAVYVIMNNKEYLTPLREEISEALKLSGGSFTLDTLNHAPKLASFVKETCRFFRRVMKPIHLESINLSLKPGTIIMAPGRDVHLDPDYYDNPTTFNGYRFYDASRGTCTPHISTTSPTFLTFSHGISACPARVLATQITRTIFIMFLLKFDVELAHEEMPAYGFANGPAYLPNPSVMIRVRPCQKDVLGV; from the exons ATGGTTGATGCTACAGACAGAGCTTTACCATTGATCGTTGGTAAGGACACAGAATCTG AATGGAAGCGAGCGAATGCATTTCACACTATCCTTTCGTTGTGCTCAACGGTTGCGATGTCTGTACTGCTTGGACCGGAGTTCTCCATGGACACATCTCTCATACAAACTATTATGATGTACAATACTGCGATAATGCCCAGCTGTGCCAAACGGACCAGCTATCCTCGCATCCTCCGGCCATTTGTATGGCGCCTTTCACCCCTCTGTCGTGCAGTGAAGTCAGATCTATTGAAGACAAAGATAAAGCTGATCCCAGAGATAAAACACCGCATCGATATCGCACGGTCGAAAAAATGGTGGCTGGAGGAAGGCCCAATGTCTCTCTTGGATGGCCTCATCGAGACAGCATTCGAAAAAGGCTGTTTGAGTCGCAGTAGCGATCGCGGGGATGATGATCAGCAGGTAGCTTTATTGGCCGAGGAGATCATATTTTATCACTTTGAACTATCCATGCCCGTTGTGTTCTTTATTATCTTCGCTGTGTACGTGATTATGAACAACAAGGAATACTTGACTCCTCTCCGGGAGGAAATTAGCGAGGCTTTAAAGCTGTCCGGGGGAAGCTTCACACTCGATACACTGAATCATGCCCCAAAGTTGGCAAGCTTTGTCAAGGAGACATGTCGTTT TTTCCGCCGCGTGATGAAGCCAATTCACCTAGAATCGATCAATTTATCTCTAAAGCCTGGCACCATCATTATGGCACCTGGTAGAGATGTCCATCTTGACCCGGATTATTATGACAACCCGACCACATTCAACGGGTACCGCTTCTACGATGCGAGTCGCGGAACCTGCACTCCGCATATATCTACCACCTCCCCGACATTCCTCACATTCTCTCACGGAATAAGTGCCTGTCCGGCACGGGTTCTTGCGACTCAAATCACTCGAACTATCTTTATCATGTTTCTTCTTAAGTTTGATGTGGAACTCGCACATGAAGAGATGCCAGCGTACGGCTTCGCTAATGGGCCAGCATATCTACCTAATCCCTCGGTCATGATACGAGTAAGGCCCTGCCAGAAAGACGTCTTAGGAGTGTGA
- a CDS encoding histidine phosphatase family protein (multiple inositol polyphosphate phosphatase) — translation MVHLFSPQIVLSALLAFIRDAPSSSSSATSAGYSLHFDITNGWANLSPYKEADGFGVPKGVPRGCELSQVHILHRHAERYPESSWFDGEGMETFNRKLKSYSSEHNVSVGIGPLAFLKNWKYLLGRDILLATGTATEAVSGAEIWSKYGRMVYRAPPGMAVWDPELNVYPNGTRRATPTFRSTNKQRVLESAKWWLTGFFGPGHGNTSYNLVVIPEGNGLNNTLAAEHSCPGDLKEGTHASETFVPRMVKDPLARLSKYFPDDFDLTTSDVLAMMNFCPYEYATLGSSSFCDLFSEQEWLDFAYNLDLRLYGTSAFGSPTGRAQGIGYLLELSARLERKLIDSSDTSINTTYDNHSATFPVHQPLYMDMTHDKVIIGTITALGLQYFNYGPKGMPSNVSHAVPRKFQLNKVAPFGARLISEIWTCPEEASIEVLDKTLYANPDLSDTKSTTDFIRFVLNALDWTCPR, via the exons ATGGTCCACTTATTCAGCCCCCAAATTGTACTCTCTGCCCTCCTGGCATTCATTCGCGATGCACCTTCATCAAGCTCGTCCGCCACGAGCGCTGGATACTCGCTCCATTTCGATATAACTAACGGCTGGGCAAATCTCAGTCCTTATAAGGAAGCAGATGGGTTCGGTGTCCCGAAAGGTGTGCCACGTGGGTGCGAACTATCGCAAGTTCATATTTTACATAGACATGCCGAGCGGTATCCCGAATCTTCCTGGTTCGATGGAGAGGGGATGGAAACATTTAACaggaagctgaagagctATAGTAGCGAACACAATGTCTCTGTTGGTATAGGACCTTTGGcctttttgaagaattggaagtACCTTCTTGGTCGTGATATTTTGCTTGCCACGGGTACTGCAACAGAGGCAGTCTCTGGGGCGGAGATATGGTCAAAGTATGGACGAATGGTGTATCGAGCGCCGCCTGGAATGGCAGTCTGGGATCCGGAGTTGAATGTGTATCCAAATGGAACTCGCAGAGCGACGCCAACTTTTAGATCGACGAATAAACAGAGAGTGTTGGAGAGTGCGAAGTGGTGGTTAA CTGGTTTTTTCGGGCCCGGCCATGGCAATACCTCTTACAATCTCGTGGTAATTCCCGAGGGCAACGGTTTGAACAATACACTCGCTGCCGAACATTCCTGCCCAGGTGACTTGAAAGAAGG AACACATGCTTCAGAGACATTCGTCCCCAGAATGGTTAAAGATCCTCTCGCTAGACTATCGAAGTATTTCCCAGACGACTTTGATTTGACAACTTCCGATGTGCTGGCAATGATGAACTTTTGCCCTTATGAATATGCAACGCTGGGTAGCTCATCATTCTGTGATCTCTTTAGCGAACAAGAATGGCTCGACTTTGCCTATAACCTCGATTTGCGTCTTTACGGCACCTCTGCGTTTGGCTCCCCTACGGGACGGGCCCAAGGTATCGGCTATCTCCTCGAGCTTTCCGCCAGGCTCGAGAGAAAATTAATAGATTCAAGCGATACCAGTATCAACACGACCTATGATAATCACTCCGCCACCTTTCCAGTACACCAACCCCTGTACATGGACATGACGCATGATAAAGTTATTATCGGTACCATTACTGCGCTGGGGCTCCAGTACTTCAATTATGGACCAAAGGGTATGCCTTCAAACGTATCCCACGCCGTCCCGCGGAAGTTTCAGTTAAACAAGGTGGCGCCTTTCGGAGCACGCCTAATCTCCGAAATCTGGACCTGTCCCGAAGAGGCGAGCATCGAGGTGTTAGATAAAACTCTTTATGCGAATCCAGATCTGTCCGATACCAAAAGCACGACTGACTTTATCCGGTTTGTGTTGAATG CCCTGGATTGGACATGTCCTCGTTAA
- a CDS encoding cytochrome P450 (cytochrome P450 CYP2 subfamily): MTITLVAIATGIVAFILYYICWSLFSSPLARIPGPKSFALTKWRLAYEDYKGTRTRKIHALHERYGPVVRIGPNEVAFNSLSALRAIYGAGSGFERTNFYSMFAIYGRKNMFSFNTVKQHAERKKLFAHAYAKSAMLKGINASMIETKVRKYMEFLEREGRSQDIFTTLHYFSLDNITEFLYGDFGKTACLDGIEEDRALLHDILATGSRTLSWLTVHHPKLTAWLYSRTGFLGCVARQFYPMQRPTPYTSIKLHATKAFQGFADASVAEKAKQSSLISKLWKHHRSMKDGGLDNLDIASECADQLDGGIDTTSDTLMFTIWSLSRPEHWGFQQKLIDEVRSISEHDLNPEGIPRVEAADKLPYVEAVIKETLRLFAPLPASEPRSSPEATTIDGYLIPARTVVSISPYTLHRNAEVFKNPLEFNPDRWLDPSQDLTEMNRFFWAFSSGGRMCIGMHLAMAEMTTFVAALYRKYTTEPRGGFGTISPGITSRFEVFYDEGCSDMRVCFP, from the exons ATGACTATCACACTCGTTGCAATCGCCACAGGCATTGTGGCATTTATCCTGTATTACATTTGCTGGTCTCTGTTCTCAAGCCCTCTGGCGCGAATCCCAGGGCCCAAGTCTTTTGCCTTAACCAAATGGAGACTTGCATACGAGGACTACAAGGGCACTCGCACTCGCAAGATACACGCGCTTCATGAGAGATATGGTCCAGTAGTACGCATCGGGCCAAATGAGGTGGCTTTCAACAGTCTGTCTGCGTTGCGCGCAATCTATGGCGCAGGGAGCGGTTTCGAAAGGACCAACTTCTATTCTATGTTTGCGATATACGGGCGGAAGAACATGTTCTCGTTCAATACGGTGAAGCAGCATGCCGAACGGAAGAAGCTCTTTGCGCACGCCTATGCCAAATCTGCAATGCTCAAAGGAATAAATGCGTCTATGATTGAAACGAAGGTCAGAAAGTATATGGAATTTCTGGAAAGAGAGGGTCGATCGCAGGACATTTTTACTACCTTGCATTACTTTTCCTTGGATAACATCACCGAATTTCTCTATGGTGATTTCGGCAAGACAGCATGTCTAGATGGTATTGAAGAAGACCgtgctcttctccatgatATTCTCGCCACCGGTAGTCGCACACTGTCATGGCTTACTGTCCATCATCCTAAGCTCACAGCGTGGCTATACTCGCGGACTGGGTTCCTGGGTTGCGTCGCTCGCCAGTTCTACCCAATGCAGAGGCCGACCCCATACACAAGCATAAAACTCCATGCAACCAAGGCATTCCAGGGGTTTGCTGATGCCTCAGTTgctgagaaggccaagcagTCGTCACTTATTTCCAAACTATGGAAACACCATCGCAGTATGAAAGATGGCGGATTGGACAATCTCGATATTGCGTCCGAATGTGCAGATCAGCTCGATGGCGGCATTGATACCACAAGCGATACTTTGATGTTCACAATCTGGTCCCTTTCTCGCCCTGAACACTGGGGATTCCAACAGAAACTCATCGACGAAGTTCGGAGTATATCGGAGCACGATCTAAATCCAGAAGGGATCCCCCGAGTAGAAGCAGCTGACAAACTGCCCTATGTCGAGGCAGTTATCAAAGAAACGCTCAGGCTCTTCGCACCTCTGCCAGCATCTGAACCAAGATCCTCGCCTGAAGCAACAACAATAGACGGTTATCTGATCCCCGCCCGTACCGTGGTTTCAATTTCACCATATACTTTGCACCGAAACGCAGAGGTGTTCAAGAACCCGCTGGAATTCAATCCGGACCGCTGGCTCGACCCCTCTCAGGACCTCACGGAAATGAACAGATTCTTTTGGGCCTTCTCCAGTGGAGGCAGGATGTGCATTGGGATGCA TCTTGCCATGGCGGAAATGACCACATTTGTGGCCGCACTCTATCGCAAATATACAACTGAACCCAGAGGAGGCTTTGGCACGATCTCTCCTGGCATCACTAGCCGTTTTGAGGTCTTCTATGATGAGGGCTGCAGTGACATGCGAGTATGTTTCCCCTAA